In the genome of Rhizobium etli 8C-3, one region contains:
- the iolB gene encoding 5-deoxy-glucuronate isomerase — translation MPNLKVKPNGMNGCVTHVTPENAGWTYVGFDLHRLKPGETASGETADREVCLVWVSGKGKAKAGTKDFGTLGERMSPFEGSPHALYIPMESTWSVTAETDLELAVCSAPGGGTYEAKAIPPGTHPALTRGKGTNVRYVNNIMPENDSSAHSLLVVEVITPGGHTSSYPPHKHDQDNLPNESFLEETYYHRLNPPQGFGFQRVYTDDRSLDEVMVLEDGDVTLVPKGYHPCAACHGYDLYYLNVMAGPKRIWKFHNAPEHEWLLKA, via the coding sequence ATGCCCAATCTCAAGGTCAAGCCGAACGGCATGAACGGCTGCGTCACCCATGTCACGCCGGAGAATGCCGGCTGGACCTATGTGGGCTTCGACCTCCACCGGCTGAAGCCGGGCGAAACTGCATCCGGCGAGACCGCCGACCGCGAGGTCTGCCTCGTCTGGGTGAGTGGCAAGGGCAAGGCGAAGGCCGGCACAAAGGATTTCGGGACGCTCGGCGAACGCATGAGCCCGTTCGAGGGCAGCCCGCATGCGCTTTATATCCCGATGGAATCGACCTGGTCGGTGACGGCCGAGACCGATCTGGAACTCGCCGTCTGCTCGGCACCGGGCGGCGGCACCTACGAGGCGAAGGCCATTCCGCCGGGCACGCATCCCGCGCTCACGCGCGGCAAGGGCACGAATGTCCGCTACGTCAACAACATCATGCCGGAGAACGACAGTTCGGCGCATTCTTTGCTGGTCGTCGAAGTCATCACGCCGGGCGGTCATACCTCTTCCTATCCGCCGCACAAGCACGACCAGGACAACCTGCCGAACGAAAGCTTCCTCGAAGAGACCTATTACCACCGCCTGAACCCGCCGCAAGGCTTCGGCTTCCAGCGCGTCTATACCGACGACCGATCGCTGGACGAGGTGATGGTGCTGGAAGACGGCGACGTGACCCTGGTTCCGAAGGGCTACCACCCCTGTGCTGCCTGCCACGGCTACGACCTTTACTATCTCAACGTCATGGCTGGTCCGAAGCGCATCTGGAAGTTCCACAATGCGCCCGAGCACGAATGGCTGCTGAAGGCGTAG
- a CDS encoding glyoxalase superfamily protein, producing MTTDLTIDELKAQAKRLRQAIETRGTAISHSAALELVARQLGVRDWNTLSALATKPNADRVSALCVGSQVRGRYLNQPFVGKVLALAETGGGFHKITIHFNEPVDVVTFESFSAFRQRINAQIDTNGISPRKTSNGQPHLILDIYPRQKS from the coding sequence ATGACGACCGATCTTACCATCGATGAACTGAAGGCGCAGGCAAAGCGGCTTCGCCAGGCGATCGAAACGCGCGGTACTGCGATTTCGCACAGTGCCGCACTCGAACTCGTTGCCCGGCAACTTGGCGTGCGCGACTGGAATACGCTTTCGGCTCTGGCAACAAAGCCCAACGCGGATCGCGTTTCTGCGCTGTGTGTCGGCTCGCAGGTGCGCGGCCGCTACCTGAACCAGCCGTTTGTCGGCAAGGTTCTGGCACTTGCAGAGACCGGCGGCGGGTTTCACAAGATCACCATCCATTTCAATGAACCGGTGGATGTCGTGACCTTCGAGAGCTTCTCTGCGTTCAGGCAGCGCATCAATGCGCAGATCGACACGAACGGCATCTCGCCCCGCAAGACATCGAACGGACAGCCGCATCTGATACTCGACATCTATCCGCGGCAGAAGTCCTGA
- the iolE gene encoding myo-inosose-2 dehydratase, which yields MIRYGTNPIAWSNDDDRTIGAHLTLEDCLSDCEKIGFDGIEKGHKMPSDGHELKRVLAAHKLVFVSGWHSLNLLDHSVEDERQAIQPHLDMLKANDCKVCIVCETSNAIHGNDSKALVDKPVLADDQWEKFGADIEAIAQYCAAQGIDLVYHHHMGTVVQTGAEIDKLMENTGPATKLLLDTGHAWFGGTDPVEVAKKYMHRVRHIHAKNVRPVIRNQVEADKLSFLEGVRRGVFTVPGDKEGGVDFLPVLKVAAEHGYEGWLVIEAEQDPLKRNPFEYQSMGLKALKSLAKEAGLDKG from the coding sequence ATGATCCGCTACGGGACCAACCCCATCGCCTGGAGCAATGACGACGACCGCACGATCGGCGCCCATTTGACGCTCGAGGACTGCCTCAGCGATTGCGAGAAGATCGGATTCGATGGCATCGAGAAGGGCCACAAGATGCCGTCCGACGGCCACGAACTGAAAAGAGTGCTCGCCGCGCACAAACTCGTATTCGTATCCGGCTGGCACTCGCTGAACCTCCTCGACCACAGCGTTGAGGACGAAAGACAAGCGATCCAGCCGCATCTCGACATGCTCAAGGCCAATGATTGCAAAGTGTGCATCGTCTGCGAAACGTCGAACGCCATCCACGGCAACGACAGCAAGGCTCTTGTCGACAAGCCGGTTCTCGCCGACGATCAGTGGGAGAAGTTCGGCGCCGATATAGAGGCGATCGCCCAATATTGTGCTGCTCAGGGCATCGATCTCGTCTATCATCACCATATGGGCACGGTCGTGCAGACAGGTGCCGAGATCGACAAGCTGATGGAAAATACCGGCCCGGCAACGAAGCTGCTGCTCGACACGGGACACGCCTGGTTCGGCGGCACAGATCCGGTGGAAGTCGCCAAGAAGTACATGCATCGCGTGCGCCATATCCACGCGAAGAACGTTCGCCCGGTAATCCGCAACCAGGTCGAGGCTGACAAACTCTCCTTCCTCGAAGGCGTGCGCCGCGGCGTCTTTACGGTTCCCGGCGACAAGGAGGGCGGCGTCGATTTCCTACCGGTCCTCAAGGTCGCCGCCGAACACGGTTACGAGGGCTGGCTGGTTATCGAAGCCGAGCAGGACCCGCTCAAGCGCAATCCGTTCGAGTATCAGTCGATGGGGCTGAAGGCACTGAAGAGTCTTGCGAAGGAAGCTGGATTGGACAAGGGTTGA